One stretch of Streptomyces sp. R21 DNA includes these proteins:
- a CDS encoding chitinase, which translates to MDRVPGIPPRRRTWAGVLAAVLGASALSLTSLAGQASAADVNNARNGGYESGLSSWTCSASSGATVSSPVHGGSAALKGTPAGQDNAKCTQTVAVKPSSTYTLSAWVQGGYTYLGATGTGTTDVSTWTPDSSSWKQLTTTFTTGASTTSVTVYTHGWYGQAAYYADDLSVYGPDGGGGGDPAPTVPATPAGLAVASTTSSSASLSWNTVSGATGYNVYRDGTKVTAVTGTSATVTGLSASTSYSFQVTATNSAGESAKSAAVTGTTTASSGGGGGGAVPAHAVTGYWQNFNNGATVQKISGVQSQYDIIAVAFADATGTPGAVTFNLDSAGLGGYTVDQFKADIKAKQAAGKKVIISIGGQNGTVSVSDSTSATNFANSVYSLMQTYGFDGVDIDLENGLNATYMSQALRSLSSKAGSSLVITMAPQTIDMQSTSNGYFQTALNIKDILTVVNMQYYNSGSMLGCDGKVYSQGSVDFLTALACIQLEGGLSPSQVGLGLPASTSGAGSGYVSPTIVNNALDCLAKGTNCGSFKPSKTYPALRGAMTWSTNWDASAGNAWSNAVGPHVHALP; encoded by the coding sequence GTGGACCGCGTACCAGGCATACCCCCACGCAGACGCACATGGGCGGGAGTCCTCGCCGCCGTGCTGGGGGCGTCCGCCCTCAGCCTCACCTCCCTGGCCGGCCAGGCCTCCGCCGCGGACGTCAACAACGCCAGGAACGGCGGCTACGAGTCGGGCCTGAGCAGCTGGACCTGCTCGGCGAGCAGCGGTGCGACCGTCTCCTCACCGGTGCACGGCGGCTCGGCCGCGCTGAAGGGCACGCCCGCCGGGCAGGACAACGCCAAGTGCACCCAGACGGTCGCGGTCAAGCCCAGCTCGACATACACGCTGAGCGCCTGGGTGCAGGGCGGGTACACCTACCTCGGCGCGACCGGCACCGGCACCACGGACGTGTCGACCTGGACCCCCGACTCCTCCTCCTGGAAGCAGCTGACGACCACCTTCACCACCGGCGCCTCGACCACGTCGGTGACGGTGTACACGCACGGCTGGTACGGCCAGGCCGCGTACTACGCCGACGACCTGTCCGTGTACGGCCCCGACGGCGGCGGTGGCGGCGACCCCGCGCCCACCGTCCCCGCGACACCGGCCGGGCTGGCGGTGGCCTCCACGACCTCGTCCTCCGCCTCCCTCTCCTGGAACACGGTGTCGGGCGCCACGGGCTACAACGTCTACCGCGACGGTACGAAGGTGACGGCGGTGACCGGCACCTCGGCCACGGTCACGGGCCTGTCCGCGTCGACGTCGTACTCGTTCCAGGTGACGGCGACCAACTCGGCCGGTGAGTCGGCGAAGTCGGCCGCGGTGACGGGCACGACGACCGCCTCCTCGGGCGGCGGCGGTGGCGGAGCCGTCCCGGCCCACGCCGTCACCGGCTACTGGCAGAACTTCAACAACGGCGCGACGGTCCAGAAGATCTCCGGCGTCCAGTCCCAGTACGACATCATCGCGGTCGCCTTCGCGGACGCGACCGGCACGCCCGGCGCGGTGACCTTCAACCTCGACTCGGCGGGCCTCGGCGGGTACACCGTCGACCAGTTCAAGGCGGACATCAAGGCCAAGCAGGCGGCAGGCAAGAAGGTCATCATCTCGATCGGCGGCCAGAACGGCACGGTGTCGGTCAGCGACTCGACGTCCGCGACGAACTTCGCCAACTCGGTCTACTCGCTCATGCAGACGTACGGCTTCGACGGCGTCGACATCGACCTGGAGAACGGCCTCAACGCGACGTACATGTCGCAGGCGCTGCGCTCCCTCTCCTCGAAGGCGGGCTCGTCGCTCGTCATCACCATGGCCCCGCAGACGATCGACATGCAGTCCACGTCGAACGGCTACTTCCAGACGGCCCTGAACATCAAGGACATCCTCACGGTCGTCAACATGCAGTACTACAACAGCGGTTCGATGCTGGGCTGCGACGGCAAGGTCTACAGCCAGGGGTCGGTGGACTTCCTGACGGCGCTGGCCTGCATCCAGCTGGAGGGCGGTCTCTCCCCGTCCCAGGTCGGCCTCGGCCTCCCCGCCTCGACGAGCGGCGCGGGCAGCGGCTATGTCTCCCCGACGATCGTGAACAACGCCCTGGACTGCCTCGCCAAGGGCACCAACTGCGGTTCCTTCAAGCCGTCGAAGACCTATCCGGCACTGCGCGGCGCGATGACCTGGTCGACGAACTGGGACGCGTCGGCGGGCAACGCGTGGTCCAACGCAGTGGGACCGCACGTGCACGCGCTTCCCTAG
- a CDS encoding ATP-binding protein, whose amino-acid sequence MGAGHLSVEYDPCPSVAAEARAEVRRQLEGWGLSEQCDATELLVSELVTNALLHTASRFRLTLTAAHGVLRCEVADSSRRVPRVFETDSTEDRESGRGMFLVDALAQRWGCHQDGPGKTVWFELGTCGTNGCGRRQP is encoded by the coding sequence ATGGGGGCAGGCCATCTGAGTGTCGAGTACGACCCCTGTCCCTCCGTGGCAGCCGAGGCCCGCGCGGAGGTCCGCAGGCAATTGGAGGGATGGGGGCTGTCGGAGCAGTGCGACGCGACGGAACTCCTCGTCAGCGAGCTCGTCACCAACGCCCTTCTGCACACGGCGAGCCGCTTCCGCCTCACCCTCACCGCGGCCCACGGTGTCCTGCGGTGCGAGGTCGCCGACTCCAGTCGCCGCGTCCCCCGGGTGTTCGAGACCGACAGCACGGAGGACCGGGAGAGCGGCCGAGGAATGTTCCTGGTGGATGCGCTTGCCCAGCGCTGGGGCTGCCACCAGGACGGGCCGGGCAAGACCGTCTGGTTCGAGCTCGGCACGTGCGGGACGAACGGCTGTGGTCGGCGACAGCCGTGA
- a CDS encoding SigE family RNA polymerase sigma factor — MRPVRADGYAEFATARAGHLYRSACLLTGGDTHLAEDLVQETLGRLYVRWNRVTRVGNPAGYAQTVLTRTFLAHRRRRSSTERATDVLPDLAGGADGDTPLRLTLIEALGQLPVKDRAVVVLRYWEDRSIEETAEAMNTSSAAVRTRCVRALGRLRALLGEDLGEYARP, encoded by the coding sequence ATGAGACCGGTTCGCGCAGACGGGTACGCGGAGTTCGCGACGGCGCGCGCGGGGCACCTCTACCGGTCCGCGTGTCTGCTCACCGGCGGAGACACCCATCTCGCCGAGGATCTGGTGCAGGAGACCCTCGGGCGGCTGTACGTCAGATGGAACCGGGTCACGCGGGTCGGCAATCCCGCCGGGTACGCGCAGACCGTCCTCACCCGTACGTTCCTCGCGCATCGACGGCGGCGCAGCAGCACGGAGCGCGCCACGGACGTGCTCCCGGACCTCGCCGGGGGCGCCGACGGTGACACACCCCTGCGGCTGACCCTGATCGAGGCTCTTGGCCAACTGCCCGTCAAGGACCGTGCGGTGGTCGTTCTGCGCTACTGGGAGGACCGCAGCATCGAGGAGACCGCCGAGGCGATGAACACCAGCTCGGCCGCGGTGCGGACACGGTGCGTCCGGGCGCTCGGCCGACTGCGGGCGCTGCTGGGCGAGGACCTCGGCGAGTACGCACGGCCCTGA
- a CDS encoding anti-sigma factor RsbA family regulatory protein — protein MSTPQGSFDHRMVVFGSDDEWIAAALPFLAEGLAAPQEPPPTTIAAPGKLDLLRDALGAEAKGMTFIPHTEWYTGSAANAVAQSAGYLAAHAHPGGRIHLLMEPDWAGRAGRSTRETTEWIRYESLANLLFAPFRTTALCAYDTRTAGPAIVDAARRAHPDTPVYETPARLVDELDAMPLPPPPPGADVLENPGPEAVRAWATAHGLAPAEAGLFAAAVTEAVSGPLTGGALLWGEAPACVCELHTAARVDDPLAGFVPPATAEIEPGQGLWFTRQVCAYVDIRDRGEGSAIRIQYA, from the coding sequence ATGAGTACCCCCCAGGGCAGCTTCGACCACCGCATGGTCGTCTTCGGCTCGGACGACGAGTGGATCGCCGCCGCACTCCCCTTCCTCGCGGAGGGCCTCGCCGCGCCCCAGGAACCCCCGCCCACCACCATCGCCGCCCCCGGCAAACTCGACCTTCTCCGAGACGCCCTGGGCGCGGAGGCGAAGGGGATGACCTTCATCCCGCACACCGAGTGGTACACGGGCTCCGCGGCCAACGCCGTGGCACAGAGCGCCGGCTACCTCGCCGCCCACGCCCACCCCGGCGGCCGTATCCACCTCCTCATGGAGCCCGACTGGGCCGGCCGCGCGGGCCGATCGACCCGCGAGACCACGGAGTGGATCCGCTACGAGTCCCTCGCCAACCTCCTCTTCGCCCCGTTCAGGACCACCGCCCTGTGCGCGTACGACACCCGCACCGCGGGCCCGGCCATCGTGGACGCGGCCCGCCGAGCCCACCCGGACACGCCGGTGTACGAGACCCCGGCCAGGCTCGTCGACGAGCTGGACGCGATGCCGCTGCCCCCGCCCCCGCCCGGGGCGGACGTCCTGGAGAACCCCGGCCCGGAGGCCGTACGCGCCTGGGCGACGGCCCACGGTCTGGCCCCCGCCGAAGCGGGACTCTTCGCGGCGGCCGTCACGGAGGCTGTATCGGGCCCGCTCACCGGCGGTGCCCTGCTCTGGGGCGAGGCCCCCGCCTGCGTCTGCGAACTGCACACCGCGGCACGCGTCGACGACCCGCTGGCCGGCTTCGTCCCGCCCGCCACGGCGGAGATCGAACCGGGCCAGGGCCTGTGGTTCACCCGCCAGGTCTGCGCGTACGTGGACATCCGCGACCGGGGCGAGGGGTCGGCGATCCGTATCCAGTACGCGTGA
- a CDS encoding Nramp family divalent metal transporter has product MTETTGKTASGEDISRPRKSSWKYIGPGIVVAATGVGAGDLVATLIAGSNFGYTLLWAAVIGCLVKISLAEAAGRWHLSTGRTLFDGWTSLGRWTTYFFVVYAVIWGFVYGAAAMSSSALPLQALFPDVMDLKWWGIVCGLVGLVFVWFNKYAVFEKVMTVMVGVMFVVTVYLAIRVTPNLGDAFAGLLPVLPDEKDSILNTLGLIGGVGGTITLAAYGYWVNAKGWTNTGWMKVMRLDNRVAYATTGIFVVAMLFVGAELLHSANVAIASGDKGLIQLSDILEAEYGSATAKFFLIGFFATSFTSLIGVWHGVSLMFADFVARYRTQDRSTGADVASGERERSWPFRAYLLWLTFPPIVLLFQGQPFRLIILYGVLGAAFLPFLALTLIWLLNSSRTPREWRNGLLSNAMLALAGVLFLVLCVKQIWDQPWADFF; this is encoded by the coding sequence ATGACGGAGACCACTGGGAAGACGGCGTCAGGGGAGGACATCTCCCGCCCCCGCAAGTCCAGTTGGAAGTACATCGGACCCGGGATCGTCGTCGCGGCGACCGGCGTGGGCGCCGGCGACCTGGTGGCCACGCTCATCGCGGGCAGCAACTTCGGGTACACCCTGCTCTGGGCCGCGGTGATCGGCTGCCTGGTGAAGATCTCGCTCGCGGAGGCGGCCGGCCGCTGGCATCTGTCCACCGGCCGCACCCTCTTCGACGGCTGGACGAGCCTCGGCCGCTGGACGACGTACTTCTTCGTCGTCTATGCCGTGATCTGGGGCTTCGTCTACGGCGCGGCCGCGATGTCGTCGAGCGCGCTGCCCCTCCAGGCGCTCTTCCCCGACGTCATGGACCTCAAGTGGTGGGGAATCGTCTGCGGGTTGGTGGGTCTGGTCTTCGTCTGGTTCAACAAGTACGCCGTCTTCGAGAAGGTCATGACGGTCATGGTCGGCGTCATGTTCGTGGTGACGGTCTACCTGGCGATCCGGGTCACCCCGAACCTGGGTGACGCCTTCGCCGGACTGCTCCCCGTACTGCCCGACGAGAAGGACTCGATCCTCAACACGCTCGGCCTGATCGGCGGCGTCGGCGGGACGATCACGCTCGCCGCGTACGGCTACTGGGTCAACGCGAAGGGCTGGACCAACACCGGCTGGATGAAGGTGATGCGCCTGGACAACCGTGTCGCGTACGCCACCACCGGCATCTTCGTCGTCGCCATGCTCTTCGTCGGAGCGGAGCTGCTGCACTCCGCGAACGTGGCCATCGCCAGCGGCGACAAGGGCCTGATCCAGCTCAGCGACATTCTGGAGGCCGAGTACGGCTCGGCGACGGCGAAGTTCTTCCTGATCGGATTCTTCGCCACGTCGTTCACGTCGTTGATCGGCGTCTGGCACGGCGTGAGCCTGATGTTCGCGGACTTCGTGGCGCGGTACCGCACACAGGACCGGTCGACGGGGGCGGACGTCGCCTCCGGCGAGCGCGAGCGCTCCTGGCCGTTTCGCGCGTACCTCCTGTGGCTGACCTTCCCGCCGATCGTCCTCCTCTTCCAGGGCCAGCCCTTCCGCCTGATCATCCTCTACGGCGTCCTGGGCGCGGCGTTCCTTCCTTTCCTCGCCCTGACCCTGATCTGGCTCCTCAACTCCTCCCGCACACCCCGCGAGTGGCGCAACGGGTTGCTGAGCAACGCGATGCTCGCACTCGCGGGAGTGCTGTTCCTGGTCCTGTGTGTCAAGCAGATCTGGGATCAGCCCTGGGCGGACTTCTTCTGA
- the cpaB gene encoding Flp pilus assembly protein CpaB has product MNSRQRRGVILLVLSALAAIGAFAGVLSVIRDVNSKVGPEVAAYRLKSDIAPYKELTADQFEKVSMPERWLSSTAVTSLSQIRGKIAVTQLQKGSLLQTDMIVNRPELTAGQQEIAIMIDAATGVAGKINPGSRVNIYATFKAENDKGRDQSKVIVENARVIDVGKLTALDPGQSSNDRRRNASEAVPITFALDTADAQRVAYAESFAEHVRLALVAGGSSTTVPPGDRTYTLDEDK; this is encoded by the coding sequence ATGAACTCACGCCAGCGCCGCGGCGTCATCCTGCTGGTCCTCTCGGCCCTCGCCGCCATCGGCGCGTTCGCCGGAGTGCTCTCGGTGATCCGTGACGTGAACTCCAAGGTCGGCCCGGAGGTGGCGGCGTACCGCCTGAAGAGCGACATCGCGCCCTACAAGGAGCTGACGGCCGACCAGTTCGAGAAGGTCTCGATGCCCGAGCGCTGGCTGTCGTCCACGGCCGTCACCAGCCTCTCGCAAATCCGCGGCAAGATCGCGGTGACGCAGCTCCAGAAGGGCTCCCTGCTGCAGACCGACATGATCGTGAACCGGCCCGAACTCACGGCGGGCCAGCAGGAGATCGCCATCATGATCGACGCGGCCACCGGCGTCGCGGGCAAGATCAACCCGGGCTCGCGGGTCAACATCTACGCCACCTTCAAGGCCGAGAACGACAAGGGCAGGGACCAGTCCAAGGTCATCGTCGAGAACGCCCGCGTCATCGACGTCGGCAAGCTGACCGCCCTCGACCCCGGCCAGTCCAGCAACGACCGGCGCCGCAACGCGAGCGAGGCCGTCCCGATCACCTTCGCGCTCGACACCGCGGACGCCCAACGCGTCGCGTACGCAGAGTCGTTCGCCGAACACGTCCGGCTCGCCCTGGTCGCGGGCGGCTCCAGCACGACCGTCCCGCCCGGCGACCGCACGTACACCCTCGACGAGGACAAGTAG